A region from the Benincasa hispida cultivar B227 chromosome 8, ASM972705v1, whole genome shotgun sequence genome encodes:
- the LOC120083669 gene encoding uncharacterized protein LOC120083669, producing the protein MEMMTVAYEARMAHIQFLLHLDEYEKALRFLEEERNFPRCEGRLYLYQAVVHTMLDKDDNAEKWWNKYLETLGNGNVNENLKMIDCTNTNSESSLKGAKDLLKPLLSLKPAKEEKNSVLSNIIPIKNMAFEEVVNGEYDLAECLMKCSKLTLLETQRRHWRHK; encoded by the exons ATGGAAATGATGACCGTGGCATATGAGGCTCGCATGGCACATATCCAATTCTTATTACATCTT GATGAATACGAGAAAGCTCTACGATTTCTTGAGGAGGAGAGGAATTTTCCTCGATGTGAAGGAAGACTATATCTTTACCAG GCTGTGGTGCATACAATGTTGGACAAGGATGATAATGCtgaaaaatggtggaataagTACCTAGAAACCCTTGGCAATGGCAAcgtaaatgaaaatttaaaaatgattgaTTGTACAAATACAAATTCAGAGAGCTCTTTGAAGGGTGCTAAAGACTTATTGAAACCATTGTTGAGCTTAAAACCAGCAAAGGAGGAAAAAAACTCAGTCCTCTCCAACATTATTCCCATTAAG AATATGGCATTTGAAGAGGTGGTGAATGGAGAATATGATTTAGCAGAATGCCTTATGAAATGCTCCAAGCTGACCTTGCTAGAAACTCAGAGGAGGCATTGGAGGCACAAATAG